A stretch of Miscanthus floridulus cultivar M001 chromosome 13, ASM1932011v1, whole genome shotgun sequence DNA encodes these proteins:
- the LOC136499634 gene encoding uncharacterized protein: protein MPDVLALYLLSASISKNVVLQLVFTSPEEVNVLKRNSDDVGWEYGFLVDANNKDKVECKFCGHRSQGGVHRLKEHVGNVGKNAKKCKKSTQEAKDKCLKSLEEAKRKRKEQAVRELELREEVNVSRVGTEDDEVTCVGTIPFNACDNDEFKQMCEAIGQFGAGLESPSQRDLRESLLDEEYARTKSLLQERDAEKVKNGCSVMTDAWSDRKRRSIMNLCTNCADGSSFISSKEMSNVSHTSEVIFELVDKAIENIGPDDVVQVVTDNASNNMGAKKLLLEKRPNIFWISCATHTINLMLQGIGNMPRFKKVIDQAKAFTIFVYGHTSA, encoded by the exons ATGCCTGATGTTCTTGCTCTGTATCTACTATCTGCATCT ATT AGCAAGAATGTGGTCCTGCAACTGGTGTTTACATCTCCGGAGGAAGTGAATGTCCTGAAAAGGAATTCAGATGATGTGGGATGGGAGTATGGGTTTCTAGTGGATGCAAAcaacaaggacaaggtggagtgCAAGTTTTGTGGTCATCGGAGCCAAGGAGGGGTCCATCGGTTGAAGGAACATGTGGGCAATGTTGGCAAAAATGCGAAGAAATGCAAGAAGAGCACACAGGAGGCTAAAGACAAGTGCCTCAAATCACTAGAAGAGGCAAAAAGGAAGAGGAAGGAGCAGGCTGTTCGTGAACTAGAGCTTAGAGAAGAAGTGAATGTTTCTCGGGTTGGAACAGAGGATGATGAAGTGACTTGTGTTGGAA CCATACCATTCAATGCTTGTGACAATGATGAGTTCAAGCAAATGTGTGAAGCAATTGGACAGTTTGGTGCTGGACTTGAATCTCCATCTCAGCGTGATCTGCGAGAGAGTTTgctagatgaagaatatgcaagaaCCAAGAGTTTGCTGCAAGAACGTGATGCTGAGAAGGTGAAGAATGGGTGCTCTGTTATGACTGATGCTTGGTCAGATAGGAAGAGGAGAAGCATAATGAACCTATGCACTAATTGTGCTGATGGATCCAGTTTTATTAGCTCAAAAGAAATGTCAAATGTGTCACACACAAGTGAAGTCATCTTTGAACTAGTGGACAAAGCAATTGAAAACATTGGTCCGGATGATGTGGTGCAAGTAGTGACAGACAATGCTTCTAACAACATGGGAGCAAAGAAGCTATTGCTTGAGAAGAGACCAAACATCTTTTGGATCTCTTGTGCAACTCAcacaatcaatttgatgctccaaGGAATTGGCAACATGCCACGGTTCAAGAAGGTGATTGACCAAGCAAAGGCATTCACCATATTTGTCTATGGGCACACAAGTGCTTGA